The sequence below is a genomic window from Streptomyces sp. NBC_00289.
GCAGCACATGGATCGGTTCGAGCACGGGGCCGTCCTGTGGCTGCTCCCGGTCGGGACGTGTCGGCACGCTGGACTCCTTCCGACCCCGTGCGCAGGGTCTGCGTGATCCCCCGGGGAGTGATACGTGGCCGACGCCACCGGGGTTCAGCCCACGGCGGGGCCCGTCAGGAACCGGCGCAGTGACGCCTTCATCGCGTCGACGAAGGCGTCCCGACGCTGAGCGTCCACCGCGTCCAGCGACAGGTACGGATTGAGGTCCTCGAGTTCGACCAGCAGGAGCTCTCCGCCCGGGGCCCGGCAGGCGTCGACGCGCTGGATGCCGTGGCCGAGGCCGTTCCAGTCGATGAACCGCCGGGCGAACTCCAGGTCGGAGCCGGTCGGTTCGTACGGCTCGAGCTGCCAGCGCCGGTCGGGCCGCGGGGCGTACAGGGCGTACTGGAAGTCGTCGTCGACGTAGTAGAAGGAGACCTCGTAGGCGAAGTCGACGCGGGGCTGCACCAGGACGGTTCCGTCGGCCAGCTCGCGCGCCCGGTCGGCGGACACGATCCGCAGGCCCACCGAGTCGGCACCGGTCTTCGGCTTGACGACGTACTCGTCCGCCTCGGGCAGAAAGCGCAGATCCTCCGGGCGGTCCACGGTCGGGATGACCGGATGTCCCGCGGCGCCGAGCTCCACCAGGTACTGCTTGCCGGCCATGTCGGCCCGGCCGGTCAGCGGGTTGTAGACGCGTGTCCCGTGCTCGACGGCGCGCGCACGGAACGCGTCGTGGGCGGCCTGGTATCCGAGGACGGGGCCGCTGTTGCGGACCACGACGCCGTCGAAGCCGTCCATGAGCGCAGCCGCGTCCCGCGGATGACACAGGGCGAGGTCGAAGTCCTCCCGGAGCCGGGCGGACAGGAAGATGTCCTCGTCGCAATAGCGGCGTCCGCGTGCCGGGTAGGCGAGGTCGGTGACGTAGAGGACGCGGGGTCGTACGGACGGCATGTGGGCTCCCTTTGCGGCGGCAGCCGATCGTATGCGGCGGGCCCGCCTCGAACAAACGCCTGGTGGGGCGCCCTGCGGCAGGGGACGAGCGCACTCAGTTCCCCCCTGGGTGCGCACTGAGTGCCATCGACCCCGGCCGAGTGCTACGTTCCCGGGCATGAGCTCCAGCAGTGCGACCCCCCGGCGCGGCCAGAAGGCACGGGCGGCGGTCACCAAGCCGCCCATGCGGGACGCCCTGGTGGCGGCGGCCTTCCGGTTGTTCCTGGAGCGCGGCTACGAGGAGACCACGGTCGACGACATCGTGGCGCTCGCCGGGGTGGGACGGCGGTCGTTCTTCCGCTACTTCCCCTCGAAGGAGGACGTGGTCTTCCCCGACCACGAACGCTGTCTGGCCGACATGACGGCCTTCCTCGCCACCGGCGACGACACCCACGAACCGGTGCGGCGGGTCTGCGACGCGGCCCGGCTGGTCCTCGGCATGTACGCCGAGAACCCGACCTTCTCCGTGCAGCGCTACCGCCTGACCAAGAAGGTGCCGGGCCTGCGGGCGTACGAGCTGTCCGTGGTGTGGCGCTACGAGCGTGCCCTCGCCCACTATCTGCGAGGCCGCTTCGCCGGCCGGCGCGACGGCACCCTGCAGGCCGACGTGATCGCCGCGGCCGTGGTCGCTGCGCACAACAACGCGCTGCGGTCCTGGCTGCGCTCGGACGGACAGGACGACGCGAGCCTCACGGTGGACCACGCACTGGGGTACGTGCAGTCCGCCTTCGGCGCCCCGTCCGCGCCGCCCCTCCCCGAACGGCCCGAGGACGTCGTGGTCGTCGTCTCCCGGCGCGGAGCTCCGCTGTGGAGGGTCGTCCAGGAGATCGAGTCCACGCTCGGCCGCGACTGATCCACGCCGAGGCGACTGCCGGATATTTTGGGGGTACGGAGTGCCTTTACGCGTGACACTGAGTGCCATACCCTGTGGGCGTGCACGGTGGCACGGTGAGCCGGGCACGTGCGTGCACGGGTGACCGCGCACACGGGATTCCGGCCGAGCGCAGGGAGTTGACCAGCGTGTACCACCACTCAGGAAGCGTTGTCCGGGAGACGGTCGGCTTCGCCACGAGCCTGCTGGATCCGAAGATCACGGAATCGGACGCGATGCTCTTCCAGCGCTGCGCCTGGTGCGGCACCGCGATGTACCAGCGGCTGTTGTGCCCGGTCTGTCAGGGCAGTGAGCTGCGCACCGAGCACAGCGAGGGCACGGGTACGGTCCGGCACTCGACCGTGGTGCACCGCAACACCCCCGCGGCCCGCAACGTGTCGCTGATCGAGATGGCCGAGGGCTTCGTCGTGCGCGGCCGGGTCATCGGTCCGCCCATCGGCATCCACAGCGGGGACCGGGTCCGCCTGTCCACCGCCAAGGACCCGGTCCGCGGCGAGCCGGTCTTCCAGCTCCTCGACGAGCCGTACCGGGCCTGGACCTGACCGACCCCCGGAGGTGCCGTCGGCCCGGGTGCCCGCCTTTCACGGCGTGAGCGCCACCCGGATGGCCACGGTCCCCTTCGCTCCCCGGCGCAGCCGACTGCCGAACAGCGTCAGACGGCCGACGATGCCGTACTTGTCGGCGAGGAGCCGGCGGTAGCGGTCGGCGGTGGCCGCGTCGCCGATCTCGGCGGTGGCCGGCACCTGGTCGCCGGTCGGGTTCCCGCGCAGGTCGCAGGGGCCGACGAGAATCTCGCCGCGTGCTCGGATCCGCTTGACCTTGCCCGAGTCCGCGACGGTCCACACGCCGAGCCTGTCACCGTCGCGCACCACCCACACCGGGGTGGAGACCGGGGTGCCGTTCTTCCGGTAGCTGGTGACCAGCAGGTATTTCCCGGCGCCGAGCCGCTCCAGCAGGGTGTCGTCCATGTCCGCAAGTCTAGGCTTTCGCAACGGTTCCCGGCCCTGTGCGCCACAGCGGCGACCGTGCGGTCCGGCCGTCCGGTACGGCGGAGCACCCGGCCGGAAGTGAGCAGATCGCCTCCACGCTGAACGCGGGCGTCCTGGACCGCGTATGGGAGGAGGGCGCTCAACGACCGGAGGGCCCCGCGGTGTTGACACCGCGCGTTCGGGTTCGGGAGCCATGCATGAGGCACGCACGACGACGGGTCGTCCGGCGAGTGACACGGCTGGCGGCAGTCGGCGGACTCCTTCTGGGAGGGGCGATGGTCACACGGGCCGTGGCCGCCGAACCGTCCGGCGCCGCCGTTCCCCGGACCTACGCCCAGTCGTCCGCGGACATGGGCACCGGTCTCGTCTCACGGCTCGGCACCTCCCGTACGGCGGGCACCTGGCTCGGCGCGGACGGGCGACCGGTCGTGGCGGTCACCGACGCTGCCGCGGCCGCCGAGGTCCGGCGGGCCGGCGCCGAGGCGAAGGTCGTCTCCCACAGCATGAACGAACTCAAGTCGGCGACCACCACGCTGCGTTCCGCACCCCGGGTGGCCGGCACGGCGTGGGTCATGGACTACAAGACCAACCAGGTGGTGGTCCAGGCGGACAGCTCCGTCTCCGCCTCCGACTGGTCCGGCATGACCCGGGTCGCGGACGGCATCGGCGGCTTCGTCCGCATGGAGCGCGTCCAGGGCTCCTTCACCACCCGGGTGAACGGCGCGCAGCCGATCCTGTCGACCGGCGGGCGCTGCTCGGCGGGGTTCAACGTGACCAACGGGCAGACCGACTTCATCCTCACGGCCGGACACTGCGGGCCCTCCGGTTCGATCTGGTTCGCGGACAACCAGGGCACCCAGCAGATCGGCAGGACGGTCGACCAGAGCTTCCCCGGCGACGACTGGTCCCTGGTGCAGTACGCGAGCGGCAAGGCGGGCGACGGCGCCGACGTGGTCGCGGTCGGCGGCGGCAAGGGCGTACAGATCACGGGCGTGGCCGATCCGGCGGTCGGGCAGCGGGTGTTCCGCAGCGGCAGCACGAGCGGTCTGCGCGACGGCCAGGTGACGGGTCTGAACGCGACGGTGAACTACCCCGAGGGCACCGTCACCGGGCTGATCGAGACGAACGTGTGCGCCGAACCCGGCGACAGCGGCGGCCCCATGTTCTCCGAGGGCATCGCCCTCGGCGTCACCTCCGGCGGCAGCGGCGACTGCACCACGGGCGGTACGACGTTCTTCCAGCCGGTGACGAAGGCGCTGTCCGCGCTCAACGTCCGCATGATCGTGTCGACGCAGGCCGGGTCCGGGGCAGGCCAGAGCCCCGCACCGGCGCCGTCCGCGTCCGCGACGCACAGCGCCATCGCCCCCGGCGCCGCCTCGCCCGGATCCTCGGCGACGGTCACCGGCGGCGCCGAGGCGTCGACGCTGCTGTCCCGGATCACGGATCCGCGGAACATCGGCCCCGGCCTGCTGGTCCTGGCGGGCAGTATGGTCGCCCTGGTGGCGACCCGGTTCATCCGCGCGGAGCAGGACCGCAAGGCGTTCCGCCGGCACTACTCGGCCACGTGGGGATGAGCCGTCGGGACGCGCTCGCCGCGACCGGGGTCCGCGGTGGCGATCAGTCCCGGTCGGGGAGCCCGGCGTGATCCCGACGAGCGGCCCCGGCCCGTCAGCCCAGGGTCAGCAGCACCGTGGCCGCCGCCGCACCGAGCAGCCCCGCCGCCTGGCGCCGGGTCACCCGCGCGTGCAGGAGCGCCAGACCGAGGACGACCGGGAGCGCCGGGTTGAGGGACGCGAGGACCACGGCGACGGCGAGCAGCAGCCCGCCGAGTTGGCCGAGGAAGGTGACGGTGGTGTGGTGGATGCGCCGGGACAGCAGGCCGCCGGCGATGGGGGCATCCCTCGGCTCGAGCGAAGCCGAGAGGTGGGGGACGACGATGCCGTAGCAGACGGCCGAGGCCAGTGCGAGGAGGGGGCCCGTCCGGTGGGGAGTGCCCCGGGACGGCGTTCCGATGCCCGGTGGGCTTCGGGGACGTGCCTCAGGCCGCGTGAACCGGCTGGGGAACGGCGGCGGCCCACTCGAGGACGAGGCGCCGGTATTCCTCACGCTGCTCGCCGCTCAGTGTCCCGCCCGACCGGCGCCACAGGGCCCTGATCTCCTCGTTGACCTCGTCAGCCGAGCGATCGGAGGCGGGTTCAACGGTGGTGGACATGCTGTGAAGCATACGGCGCGGCAGGTGAAGGCGATGTGAGTAAGTATGAGCGATCCGGACATTTGAGACCGTGTTGCTGATCACGTCATCTGTCAAGACCTGTAACGCAGTTCACACCTCCGCACTACCCAGCACCAGTTCCCGGATGGCCGGCACGGCGGCGCCGCGCGCCCAGTCGTGGAAGTCGGAGACCTTGGTCTCCAGGTCGACCGGGGCCGCCATCGGGTGCCGGTGGGAACGCAGGGTCTCGGCCACCGTCCCGCCGGCGACGTCCATCAGACCGACGCCTTCTCCGGCGAGCAGGATCTTCTGCGGCATGGCGAAGTTGGCGATGTGGGCGACCAGGGTGCCCAGGGCGCGGGCCGCCTCGTCGACGACGCGGGAGGCCATGGGTTCACCGGCGGCGGCACCGGCGAGGATCTCCTCGTACGTCAGGTCGCGGCCGGTGGCGGCCCGGAGCTGGTAGCGGATGCTGGGGATGGTCAGCAGCGAGACGGCGCTGCCGCGTTCACCGTCCGGGGTGAGCGGGCCGTTGGGGTCGAGGATCCAGTGGCGGCCGAACCCGCGGTCCTCCTCGGCGCAGGGCACCCGCCGGCCGCCCAGTACCAGTCCGTAGCCGAGGCCGGCGCCGATGGTGAGGACGACGAAGCGGTCGAGTCCGCGGCCGGCACCGAACCAGGTCTCGGCCTCGACGAGGGCCGCGACATCGTTCTCGACGACCACGGGCAGGCCGGTGCGCTGCTGGACGAGTTCGGCCAGCGGCACGTCACGCCACAGCAGGAACGGCGACTCCCCGACCACGGCACGGTCCTCGACCAGGCCGCCGACCCCGATGCCGATGCCGGCCAGGCGCGGGTGGGCGCCGGCGAACTCCTCGGTCATCTCCGCGAGCAGGTCGGCGACCCGGACCGGGTCGTGGTCGGCGAGCGGGCGGTCGTGGCGGGCGACGATGTCGCTTCTGAGGGTGGTGACGACGCCGTAGACCATGTCGCCGGTGATCTTGAAGCCGACGAAAAGTCGGGATTCGGCGACGACGTCCAGCGGCTGCGAGGGGCGTCCCTGGCGCGACTCCGCCGGGGCGGCGTCCGTTTCCGGTACCTCGACCAGCAGGCCGGACTCGATCAGTGGTTTGGTCAGCCGGGTGAGGCTGCCCGGCGAGAGGAGCAGCCGGCGGGCGAGGTCGGTGCGCGACAGCGGCCCGTGGACGAGCACCTCGATCGCCACGGAGCGCTCCTGGCGGCTCAGCGGAGGCCAGCTGGTGGCGGCTGCGGTCATGGAGGTCGGACTCCCACAGGATTTCTTTCACC
It includes:
- a CDS encoding TetR family transcriptional regulator, with the protein product MSSSSATPRRGQKARAAVTKPPMRDALVAAAFRLFLERGYEETTVDDIVALAGVGRRSFFRYFPSKEDVVFPDHERCLADMTAFLATGDDTHEPVRRVCDAARLVLGMYAENPTFSVQRYRLTKKVPGLRAYELSVVWRYERALAHYLRGRFAGRRDGTLQADVIAAAVVAAHNNALRSWLRSDGQDDASLTVDHALGYVQSAFGAPSAPPLPERPEDVVVVVSRRGAPLWRVVQEIESTLGRD
- a CDS encoding Zn-ribbon domain-containing OB-fold protein, which produces MYHHSGSVVRETVGFATSLLDPKITESDAMLFQRCAWCGTAMYQRLLCPVCQGSELRTEHSEGTGTVRHSTVVHRNTPAARNVSLIEMAEGFVVRGRVIGPPIGIHSGDRVRLSTAKDPVRGEPVFQLLDEPYRAWT
- a CDS encoding PPOX class F420-dependent oxidoreductase, coding for MDDTLLERLGAGKYLLVTSYRKNGTPVSTPVWVVRDGDRLGVWTVADSGKVKRIRARGEILVGPCDLRGNPTGDQVPATAEIGDAATADRYRRLLADKYGIVGRLTLFGSRLRRGAKGTVAIRVALTP
- a CDS encoding S1 family peptidase; translated protein: MRHARRRVVRRVTRLAAVGGLLLGGAMVTRAVAAEPSGAAVPRTYAQSSADMGTGLVSRLGTSRTAGTWLGADGRPVVAVTDAAAAAEVRRAGAEAKVVSHSMNELKSATTTLRSAPRVAGTAWVMDYKTNQVVVQADSSVSASDWSGMTRVADGIGGFVRMERVQGSFTTRVNGAQPILSTGGRCSAGFNVTNGQTDFILTAGHCGPSGSIWFADNQGTQQIGRTVDQSFPGDDWSLVQYASGKAGDGADVVAVGGGKGVQITGVADPAVGQRVFRSGSTSGLRDGQVTGLNATVNYPEGTVTGLIETNVCAEPGDSGGPMFSEGIALGVTSGGSGDCTTGGTTFFQPVTKALSALNVRMIVSTQAGSGAGQSPAPAPSASATHSAIAPGAASPGSSATVTGGAEASTLLSRITDPRNIGPGLLVLAGSMVALVATRFIRAEQDRKAFRRHYSATWG
- a CDS encoding ROK family protein, yielding MTAAATSWPPLSRQERSVAIEVLVHGPLSRTDLARRLLLSPGSLTRLTKPLIESGLLVEVPETDAAPAESRQGRPSQPLDVVAESRLFVGFKITGDMVYGVVTTLRSDIVARHDRPLADHDPVRVADLLAEMTEEFAGAHPRLAGIGIGVGGLVEDRAVVGESPFLLWRDVPLAELVQQRTGLPVVVENDVAALVEAETWFGAGRGLDRFVVLTIGAGLGYGLVLGGRRVPCAEEDRGFGRHWILDPNGPLTPDGERGSAVSLLTIPSIRYQLRAATGRDLTYEEILAGAAAGEPMASRVVDEAARALGTLVAHIANFAMPQKILLAGEGVGLMDVAGGTVAETLRSHRHPMAAPVDLETKVSDFHDWARGAAVPAIRELVLGSAEV